The Hemitrygon akajei unplaced genomic scaffold, sHemAka1.3 Scf000061, whole genome shotgun sequence genome contains a region encoding:
- the LOC140721794 gene encoding uncharacterized protein, producing MAHQRVHTGERLFTCSVCEKRFTQSSHLHSHQRVHTGEKPFTCSVCGKGFTQSSTLQSHQRVHTGERPFTCSECGKGFTRSSQLLAHQHIHTGEWPFPCSECGKGFTKSSTLLVHQRVHTGEKPFSCSVCGKRFIQSSYLQSHQRVHTGEKPFSCSVCGKRFTQSSHLQSHQRVHTGERPFTCSDCGKRFTQSSILHSHQRVHTGERPFTCSECGKRFSDSSSLQKHQRVHTGEKPFTCSECGKQFSDSSSLQKHQRVHTGEKPFTCSECGKRFTQLSQLQRHHRVHTGEKPFTCSVCGKRFTDPSTLLSHQRVHTGERPFTCSECGKGFTRSSQLLAHQQVHTGEWPFTCSECGKLFTKSSTLLVHQRVHTGEKLFICSVCGKGFTDSSTLQRHQRVHTGEKPFTCSECGKRFTQSSHLLAHQSVHTGEKPFTCSECGKRFAHSSNLHSHQRVHTGEKPFTCSECGKRFTHSSTLQRHQRVHTGEKPFTCSECGKGFTQSSHLLAHQSVHTGERLFTCSDCGKGFTQSSNLQRHQQVHTREKPFTCSICGKGFTQSSQLLEHKSVHSGEWPLL from the coding sequence atggcacaccagcgtgttcacactggggagaggctgttcacttgctcagtctgtgagaagagattcactcagtcatcccacctacacagtcaccagcgagttcacactggggagaagccattcacctgctcagtctgtgggaagggattcactcagtcatccaccctacagagtcatcagcgagttcacactggagagaggccattcacctgctcagagtgtgggaagggattcactcggtcatcccaactactggcacaccagcatattcacactggggagtggcctttcccgtgctcagaatgtgggaaaggattcactaagtcatccaccttactggtacatcagcgagttcacactggggagaagccattcagctgctcagtctgtgggaagagattcattcagtcatcctacctgcagagtcatcagcgagttcacactggggagaagccattcagctgctcagtctgtgggaagagattcactcagtcatcccacctacagagtcatcagcgagttcacaccggggagaggccgttcacctgctcagactgtggtaagagattcactcaatcttccatcctacatagtcatcagcgagttcacactggggagaggccgttcacttgctcagaatgtgggaagagattcagtgattcatccagcctacagaagcatcagcgagttcacactggggagaagccgttcacctgctcagaatgtgggaagcaaTTCAGTGATTCATCCAGCCtacagaaacatcagcgagttcacactggggagaagccattcacctgctcagaatgtgggaagagattcactcagttatcccaactacagagacatcatcgagttcacactggggagaagccatttacctgctcagtctgtgggaagagattcactgatccatccaccctactgagtcatcagcgagttcacactggagagaggccattcacctgctcagagtgtgggaagggattcactcggtcatcccaactactggcacaccagcaagttcacactggggagtggcctttcacctgctcagaatgtgggaaactattcactaagtcatccaccttactggtacatcagcgagttcacactggggagaagctgttcatctgctcagtctgtgggaagggattcactgactcttccaccctacagagacatcagcgagtccacactggggagaagccattcacctgctcagaatgtgggaagagattcactcagtcatcccacctactggcacaccagtcagttcacactggggagaagccattcacctgctcagaatgtgggaagagattcgctcactcatccaacctacatagtcatcagcgagttcacactggagagaagccgttcacctgctcagaatgtgggaagagattcacacactCTTCCACCcttcagagacatcagcgagttcacactggggagaagccattcacctgctcagaatgtgggaagggattcactcagtcatcccaccttctggcacaccagtcagttcacactggggagaggctgttcacctgctcagactgtgggaagggattcactcagtcatccaacctacagagacatcagcaagttcacactcgggagaagccattcacctgctcaatctgtgggaaaggattcactcagtcatcccaacttctggaacacaagtcagttcatagtggggagtggccattgttatga